The DNA window ACACCACCGGATATGCCCATATAACCTTCTTTGAATGGATTAAATGATAATAATTCAGGGAAGAATATGCGAACCACTATGAATGCAAGGATTAAGATGATATAAGGAATACTGATTAGTAGTTGCCTTCGTTTAATTTTCTTAAAAGCAATGATTGCCTCTTCTACTTCTTGTGTATGATCATTAGGATTCATCATGTTCACCTCCAAAGAAATATTATACGTGAAAAAAATGATTCTAACAAGAAGGTACTTTTTAAAAACAGTACCTTGTATTAAACAGTAGCTTGCTATATAATGTTTTTAAAGATAAAAAATAATTCACCGAAAGGAAAGATATAAGGATGAATATTCAATTCAAAAAAGGAGTACTGGAATTATGTGTATTATCCATTTTAAGTACAAAAGATTGTTATGGCTATGAATTAGTACACAATATTTCTGAAAGTATTACTATATCAGAAGGAACTATATATCCCTTATTAAGAAGGTTAACAAAAGAAGGACTCTTTACCACATACCTTAAAGAATCTCAAGAAGGACCACCAAGAAAATATTATCAATTAACAGAGGAAGGAAAGACAGCAAAAGAAGAATTAACCAAAGAATGGTTTGCTTTTGTAGAAGGGGTTAACAAAATTGTTGGAAGGGATGAGGAAAGTGAATAAAAGTGATTATTTAAAGAAATTAGAAGAATTACTAAAAAAACTTTCAAAAGAAGAAAGAGAAGAAATTTTAAAGGATTATGAGGAACATTTTACCTTTGCCTTAGCAGAAGGTAAAACAGAAGATGAAATCATTAAGGATTTAGGAAATCCCCATGAAATTGCAAAGCAATATATAGCAAATAATGTAATCCATCAAGCAACAGAGAATCCATCATTTTCAAATATTCTAAAAGCTGTAGTTACAATTGTTGCACTTGGCTTTTTTAATATAGTATTTGTACTAGGACCTTTTTTAGGTGTTGTTGGAGCTTTGATAGGTCTTTTTGGAGGGGCTATTGGTGTATTAGTTGGTGGAGTGTCAGTATTTGCTGGAGTTGTTTTAAAGCCATTACTTGGTTCATTAATCTCTATGCCCATAGTGATGACTTCAAATCCGGTAGCAACAAGTTTTTTAGGCATAGGTATAACGGCATTAGGGGTACTTTTTCTTATAGGAAATTGTTATTTGGCAAAATGGTTATTTAAGCTTACACTAAAATATTTGAAGATGAATTTGAAAATCATAAAAAAATAATCAGTACTAACCTTAGTAGGAGGGGTTAAGATGAATAGAAAGATGAAAAAGTTTATTGTATGGACAGTTGCTATTATGATTGTGTCCTTTGGGATTTCGGCGGGATTATTTATGCAAGCTGGAGAAAATATTTTACATATAACGAATTCTGTTAATCGAGAGTCTATTGAGAATGATGTGGATATTACTAAAAATCTGGAAATAGAAAATGTTGAGAAGATCTATATAGATATGATCAGTACGAATGTGAAGGTGATTCCAGAAGATAGGAAAGATATAAAGATTCATTTTTATGGAACAACGAATGAGAAGATAAGTCCATTAAACATAGAAAAAAAAGACAAAGCTATATTTGTAAAAGAAAAAAAGAAAAATGAAATGGTCATTAATATAGGAAAAGGAAGTTTATCGGATACTCATTTAGATGTATACATTCCAAAGGATTATTCAAAAGATATAGATATAGAAGCAGTATCAGGAGATATTAATTTTGGAAAGCTTCAAATAGAAATAGCTAATATTTCAACTGTATCAGGTGATATTGAAGGGGACATAATAGATGGAAAAAATGCAACCTTTAAAACTATTTCAGGAGACATAGAAATAGAATCATCTAAAGGAAAATTATATGCAAAATCTGTATCTGGAGATATAGCTACAAAAGTTGAAAGTTTAAAGGATGATTTAGCTTTCAAATCTACATCTGGAAATGTTGAAATAAAGCTTCCTAAAACAGCGCTGTTTCGTTTACAAGCAAGTTCTACATCTGGAGAAATTAATTGTGAATTTCCTATAAAAATAGAGAAAAATAAAGGTAGAAACAATCTTTATGGGAATGTTGGAAATGATGAAGAAATAAAAAATACAATTAATATTAATACAGTTTCGGGTGATATTGATTTGGTGAAATGATTAAAAAGAGCAGTCCACATGGACTGCTCTAAATTATTTTATCAAAAATATTTTTAAATTTTTTCTTTAAGGCTGTCTTTTCATTTGTTAATTTAAAATTAACGACGGAAAACGACAAAAAGTTTCTGAAAAATTATTTAAAATAGAAAAGAGAAGTGATTTATATTTCTATACAGTATTAGAAAATAAATTTAAATATTATTTTTTATGTATCTATGAAAGAGGGATGTAGATGGATTATACTTTGATGAAACATTTAGAAAGTTTTCAAGATATAGATGTAGAATATCAAAAATTATATGCTAATTGGGTGTTAGATCAGAAAAAAATTGGACAGGCATTAAATGGCGTTTCACATATTTATCCACATTATAGCAATCATGATGAAAGTCATTCATTGACTATTATTAGAAATATTGAGTTGTTATTGGGAGCGGATCGGATTAAGCAATTGAGTCCAACGGATACATGGTTGTTATTAATGTCCGCTTATTTGCACGATACAGGAATGATTATTGTGAGTAATGTGATGCAAGATAATTGGGAAAAAGATGATTTTCAAAATTTTTTAGAGGATATAAGTAATGCTAAATATGATGGATATGATATAGAATATATTGAAGCAGCAAGGTATTTAAAGAATGTAGAAGATTTTAAGACGAAAATAGATTGGCCTATTAGAGTGAGAGAGTATGTCATTATATTAGCAGCAGAATATTTTAGAAGACAACATGCTAAAAAAAGTAAAATTGCTATTGAGGATTTAGAAGATATTTTTGGATTGAAAATAGGTGGCTTTAATTCAGTTCCTAAAAGATTTAAGGATTTAACAGGACAAATAGCATTTTTACATAATCAACCCTTTGAGGATGTACTAAAATTAGACCGGAAAGCTAATGGTGTTGGGAATGATAAAATACATCCACGATTTATTGCAACAATGATTCGACTTGGAGATTTATTAGATTTAGATGATGGCAGATTTTCTAATGTTTATCAAAGGATGCTTTTAAAAATGCC is part of the Crassaminicella profunda genome and encodes:
- a CDS encoding PadR family transcriptional regulator codes for the protein MNIQFKKGVLELCVLSILSTKDCYGYELVHNISESITISEGTIYPLLRRLTKEGLFTTYLKESQEGPPRKYYQLTEEGKTAKEELTKEWFAFVEGVNKIVGRDEESE
- a CDS encoding HAAS signaling domain-containing protein — encoded protein: MNKSDYLKKLEELLKKLSKEEREEILKDYEEHFTFALAEGKTEDEIIKDLGNPHEIAKQYIANNVIHQATENPSFSNILKAVVTIVALGFFNIVFVLGPFLGVVGALIGLFGGAIGVLVGGVSVFAGVVLKPLLGSLISMPIVMTSNPVATSFLGIGITALGVLFLIGNCYLAKWLFKLTLKYLKMNLKIIKK
- a CDS encoding DUF4097 family beta strand repeat-containing protein: MNRKMKKFIVWTVAIMIVSFGISAGLFMQAGENILHITNSVNRESIENDVDITKNLEIENVEKIYIDMISTNVKVIPEDRKDIKIHFYGTTNEKISPLNIEKKDKAIFVKEKKKNEMVINIGKGSLSDTHLDVYIPKDYSKDIDIEAVSGDINFGKLQIEIANISTVSGDIEGDIIDGKNATFKTISGDIEIESSKGKLYAKSVSGDIATKVESLKDDLAFKSTSGNVEIKLPKTALFRLQASSTSGEINCEFPIKIEKNKGRNNLYGNVGNDEEIKNTININTVSGDIDLVK